The Candidatus Bathyarchaeota archaeon genome includes a region encoding these proteins:
- a CDS encoding SIS domain-containing protein, which yields MKSKVSSLGYVNRIQENILAIKKKELAPLYEELKSADCVICGGSGRSLYSLNAAMSQIALATAGWRNKVVLTPDDPGFPGKSMYDAAPDLARRYKKTLLLMNSGSGYSEDPLVMAQDLAKYIEEKKSKNFSMGLLTSSMESPLAEITRKYGQVVQLKGRGKLKPSFEYSETGMMGDIFELGTLELLNSMIEAIYRNFDADEILPLCVEEFEKLGDMIDSNVNSETYVKLVDLLEQRTNLFLGGRGTANEIAKMTGVRLFHIKSFLGDNVYITRGVNTPHPRAGDLEILLSYSGETRPVLLWADVLKKFAGTVFAITSDKDSSLAKKADLKIILPEEAKPTFPRRFYTRAAYVLSPLPVKLAERLGERGLNLPEYIISWYHSVTQ from the coding sequence ATGAAAAGCAAAGTAAGCAGCCTCGGATACGTAAACAGAATACAAGAAAACATCCTTGCCATAAAAAAGAAAGAACTCGCTCCCCTCTACGAAGAACTCAAATCCGCTGACTGCGTGATCTGCGGAGGCTCCGGACGCTCACTCTACTCACTCAACGCAGCCATGAGCCAGATTGCACTGGCGACAGCAGGTTGGCGCAACAAAGTCGTCCTAACACCCGACGATCCAGGTTTTCCAGGTAAAAGCATGTACGACGCGGCACCTGACCTCGCACGTCGCTACAAAAAAACACTTCTGCTCATGAACTCAGGTAGCGGCTACAGCGAAGACCCCCTTGTCATGGCCCAAGACCTCGCTAAATACATAGAGGAAAAGAAATCCAAAAACTTCTCAATGGGCCTACTCACTTCATCCATGGAGTCACCTCTAGCGGAAATAACCAGAAAATACGGCCAGGTCGTTCAACTAAAAGGACGCGGCAAACTCAAACCAAGCTTTGAATACTCCGAAACAGGCATGATGGGCGACATCTTCGAGTTAGGTACCCTTGAATTACTCAACAGCATGATCGAAGCCATCTACCGCAACTTCGATGCAGACGAAATTCTACCGTTATGCGTTGAAGAGTTCGAAAAATTAGGAGATATGATTGACTCAAACGTCAATTCAGAAACCTACGTTAAACTCGTTGATCTGCTTGAACAACGCACTAACCTGTTCTTGGGGGGCAGAGGAACCGCTAACGAAATAGCCAAAATGACTGGCGTGCGACTTTTCCACATCAAAAGCTTCCTAGGTGACAACGTCTACATCACCCGCGGCGTAAACACGCCCCATCCACGCGCTGGTGACCTAGAAATACTGCTTTCTTACTCAGGTGAAACACGCCCAGTCCTCCTTTGGGCGGATGTGCTTAAGAAATTTGCAGGCACAGTCTTCGCGATCACCAGCGACAAAGATTCCTCGCTTGCCAAAAAAGCTGACCTAAAAATCATACTCCCCGAAGAGGCAAAACCCACTTTCCCCAGACGCTTCTACACCCGAGCCGCATACGTGCTTAGTCCGTTACCTGTAAAATTAGCTGAGCGCCTCGGCGAACGCGGCTTAAACTTGCCTGAATACATAATCAGCTGGTATCACAGCGTCACCCAGTAA
- a CDS encoding PAC2 family protein produces the protein MVCSIDIIEKPKLNDPILIEGLPGIGFVANIAALHLIKELKAKKFAQVFSSSFQDFAITTEDGGALSPINELYYAKREDGGRDLIIWYGNTQALTTVGQYELVGKVLDIAIEVGCRFVISIGGFKKEEVQPIPAIYSTATDLETMQQALDLGTKVMVGHVFGIAGLTVGLARLRDLKGFSLLVDTLGLNPDVNAARYALITLGKYLNLNVDLTGLEASGEEIKKMLESFGIIRSITEEKKKEEQQLRWFI, from the coding sequence ATGGTCTGCTCAATCGACATCATAGAGAAACCAAAACTCAACGACCCAATCTTAATCGAAGGCTTACCCGGCATCGGCTTCGTCGCAAACATCGCCGCATTACACTTAATTAAAGAATTGAAAGCCAAAAAATTTGCACAGGTCTTTTCCTCATCATTCCAAGATTTCGCCATAACAACCGAAGACGGCGGAGCACTCTCACCCATAAACGAACTCTACTACGCAAAACGCGAAGACGGCGGACGCGACCTCATAATCTGGTACGGCAACACTCAAGCACTCACAACGGTTGGCCAATACGAGTTAGTGGGGAAAGTCTTAGACATAGCAATTGAGGTGGGATGCCGCTTTGTGATCTCTATCGGCGGCTTCAAAAAAGAAGAAGTGCAACCAATCCCCGCGATCTACAGCACCGCAACAGATTTGGAGACGATGCAGCAGGCACTGGATTTAGGAACAAAAGTTATGGTGGGTCACGTTTTCGGTATCGCAGGATTGACAGTTGGGTTGGCGCGCCTGCGCGACCTCAAAGGTTTCTCACTGCTTGTCGACACATTGGGTTTGAATCCTGACGTGAACGCTGCACGCTACGCCCTGATTACTCTGGGAAAATACTTGAACCTAAACGTCGACTTAACGGGGCTTGAAGCAAGTGGAGAAGAAATAAAAAAGATGCTAGAATCGTTTGGCATAATTCGAAGTATTACAGAAGAAAAGAAAAAGGAAGAGCAGCAACTGCGCTGGTTTATTTAG
- the cca gene encoding CCA tRNA nucleotidyltransferase has translation MSHDELTARILEKITPKPKERAKVEAVSKELEKKIAAACKEEGITATVRVEGSVAKDTWLSENPDIDIFIRLPTSIDRQFLDEIGLRIAKKAAGSAEQLERYAEHPYLEVFVEGYRVDIVPCYDSKPGEWQSATDRTPYHTDYIKGHLDRKLLGEVRLLKRFMQGIGVYGAEIKVGGFSGYLCELLILKYGSFAETVAAFTGYSKRIVVDIEGFYGDRERDLCLLFPEPLVIVDPVDKGRNVAAPVQLQKLYEFIAAARAYQKAPSEEFFYPPPIHAEPPNIIESHIKNKGTAHLYLTIGELTAVPDVLWGQLYRTKRSLRKLLETYSFCVLRDTVWSNEKSLSVFVFELEQLVLPNVKRHLGPQLERASDCEKFLSKYVESKEVISGPYIEDARWVVEVPRKYTDASTLFREKLADGGKSAGVAEIVQKAIQTEYSVLVDEQVLKLYMENSDFAVFLTEFLSGKPLWLKA, from the coding sequence ATGAGCCATGATGAATTAACCGCACGTATTCTTGAAAAAATTACACCTAAGCCCAAGGAACGCGCAAAGGTTGAGGCGGTAAGCAAAGAATTAGAGAAAAAGATAGCTGCAGCCTGTAAAGAGGAAGGTATAACCGCTACCGTGCGCGTCGAGGGTTCAGTCGCTAAAGACACGTGGCTCTCAGAAAACCCCGACATAGACATATTCATCAGATTACCCACATCCATAGACCGCCAATTTCTAGACGAGATCGGGCTGCGGATAGCAAAAAAAGCAGCGGGTAGCGCTGAACAGCTGGAACGTTACGCGGAGCACCCATACCTTGAAGTTTTCGTCGAGGGATACCGCGTAGACATCGTGCCCTGCTACGACTCCAAACCCGGCGAGTGGCAAAGCGCGACCGACCGCACACCCTACCATACCGACTATATCAAGGGGCATTTGGACAGGAAACTGCTCGGCGAAGTGCGTCTGCTCAAACGGTTCATGCAGGGCATCGGTGTGTACGGTGCAGAAATCAAAGTGGGTGGATTCAGCGGTTACCTCTGTGAACTGCTGATTTTGAAGTACGGTTCATTCGCCGAGACCGTGGCGGCATTTACAGGTTACAGTAAGCGAATCGTTGTTGACATCGAGGGTTTCTATGGCGACCGCGAAAGAGACCTCTGCCTGCTTTTCCCTGAGCCGCTTGTGATTGTTGATCCTGTGGATAAAGGCAGAAATGTTGCTGCGCCTGTGCAGCTCCAGAAGCTCTACGAATTTATCGCCGCTGCAAGAGCCTACCAAAAAGCGCCCAGTGAAGAATTTTTCTATCCTCCACCAATTCATGCCGAACCACCCAACATTATCGAAAGTCACATCAAAAACAAGGGCACCGCACATCTTTACCTAACAATCGGCGAGTTAACTGCAGTTCCAGACGTGTTATGGGGACAACTATACCGCACGAAACGTTCGTTGCGCAAACTTCTTGAAACTTACAGTTTTTGTGTCCTGCGGGATACGGTTTGGAGCAACGAAAAGTCTCTCAGTGTCTTTGTTTTCGAGTTAGAACAGTTAGTTTTGCCGAATGTTAAGCGGCATCTTGGTCCGCAGCTTGAGCGTGCAAGTGACTGCGAAAAATTCCTTTCAAAATACGTTGAAAGTAAAGAGGTAATTTCTGGACCCTACATTGAGGATGCCCGCTGGGTTGTAGAGGTTCCCCGTAAATACACCGACGCCTCAACCCTCTTTAGGGAAAAACTAGCTGACGGCGGCAAAAGCGCTGGAGTCGCGGAAATAGTGCAAAAAGCTATTCAGACGGAATATAGCGTTCTAGTCGATGAGCAAGTGCTTAAGCTCTACATGGAGAACTCGGATTTTGCTGTGTTTTTAACTGAATTTCTCTCAGGAAAACCTTTGTGGCTAAAAGCCTAA
- a CDS encoding triphosphoribosyl-dephospho-CoA synthase, giving the protein MSRCLQLAIVLEVSADKPGNVNLVVDFEGTRCEHFLASSIAAGPSFQEAASRGIEIADKKRSLADAGLGDLIKWGIADIDQWQHGGNTLLGTIMLFAPLAVAAGMTPTDSKFNFDFSVLRRNMDLVIKASTAQDAVEVYEAIDIAKPSGLNGAPDLNVKDKNSKTRLINENITLYEVFKIASSYDDICSEWINNFPITFDLAYPYLINELEHKDLNSAIVNTFLKVLSEHPDTFISRKVGLEKAKDVSVGAKEILDLGGVENPQGKEKLIAFDEKLRKAGNDYNPGTTADITAAALALTTLSGYRP; this is encoded by the coding sequence ATCAGCCGCTGCCTACAACTCGCCATAGTGCTTGAAGTCAGCGCCGACAAACCCGGCAACGTCAACTTAGTCGTCGATTTTGAAGGCACCAGATGCGAACATTTCTTGGCCTCTTCTATCGCTGCTGGCCCATCTTTCCAAGAAGCTGCATCACGCGGTATCGAGATTGCGGATAAAAAACGTAGCCTTGCAGATGCAGGTTTAGGCGACCTCATCAAATGGGGCATTGCCGACATAGACCAATGGCAACATGGGGGAAACACGTTGCTGGGAACAATCATGTTGTTTGCCCCTTTGGCAGTTGCTGCTGGAATGACTCCTACAGACAGCAAATTTAACTTCGATTTTTCGGTTCTTCGCAGGAATATGGATTTGGTGATTAAGGCGTCCACTGCACAGGATGCGGTTGAAGTCTATGAAGCCATAGACATCGCTAAACCCAGCGGACTCAACGGGGCACCTGACTTAAACGTTAAAGACAAAAATAGCAAAACCCGCTTAATCAACGAAAACATTACGCTCTATGAGGTTTTCAAGATTGCCTCAAGCTACGACGACATATGCAGCGAATGGATAAACAATTTCCCAATAACTTTCGATTTAGCCTATCCATACCTGATAAACGAACTAGAACATAAAGACCTAAACAGCGCAATCGTAAACACATTCCTAAAAGTTCTCTCTGAACATCCCGACACTTTCATCTCGCGCAAGGTAGGTTTAGAAAAAGCCAAAGACGTCTCGGTTGGGGCGAAAGAAATTTTGGATTTAGGCGGTGTAGAAAACCCCCAAGGCAAAGAAAAACTGATTGCTTTCGATGAAAAGTTGCGTAAAGCGGGTAACGACTACAATCCAGGTACAACTGCAGACATCACAGCGGCTGCTTTAGCATTAACTACTCTAAGCGGTTACCGCCCATAA
- the tgtA gene encoding tRNA guanosine(15) transglycosylase TgtA, translated as MSIFEIKEKDLLGRIGKLKTKTATVETPLLFPVINPSNQPIPCKRLKETFGCQALITNSYIIKKRYNNVPVEQGLHKFLDYDGAIMTDSGAYQILVYGEVEVTQKEIVAYQEGIGSDIATILDIPTGWKVTKEQAEVTVAETLRRAKDFFKLKTRDDILWVGPVQGGRHLDLVASSAVEMGKLPFPIHALGSPTEVMENYRYDVLADMILTCRKGIPIERPLHLFGAGHPSMFALAVSLGCDLFDSAAYALYAREGRYMTENGTWRLDQMDYFPCSCPRCISETPESLRKKPAKEREVFLAEHNLHVCLAELRRIKQAIRDGRLWEHTEMRLHAHPALLSALKRVRHHEDFLQRYSPTTKSSGFFYFNSVGLARPEITHYRKHLRENYTPPKNAKVLFLVPQTRNKPFHKAPEFKKIRQLFRNLGEELASQVHVCVYAAPFGVIPLELDEIYPLSQHETALPLNLETVKYVAVQAAEYIKRSNYRGVVLLNDKKLWNDTVKKASQQACEEQLVVFDFVETNMESTKKMLDHLASAIRKQLV; from the coding sequence TTGAGCATCTTTGAAATAAAAGAAAAAGACCTGCTTGGCAGAATCGGTAAACTAAAAACCAAAACCGCCACAGTGGAAACGCCCCTCCTCTTTCCAGTCATCAACCCCAGCAATCAACCCATACCTTGCAAACGGCTCAAGGAAACCTTCGGCTGCCAAGCATTAATCACTAACAGCTACATCATAAAAAAACGCTACAACAATGTGCCCGTCGAGCAGGGGCTGCATAAATTCCTCGACTACGACGGCGCAATCATGACCGATTCGGGAGCGTACCAGATCCTCGTCTACGGCGAAGTTGAAGTTACCCAAAAAGAAATCGTGGCCTATCAGGAGGGCATCGGAAGCGACATCGCCACAATCTTAGATATCCCCACCGGGTGGAAAGTTACCAAAGAACAAGCCGAAGTCACTGTAGCCGAAACACTGCGCAGAGCAAAAGACTTCTTTAAACTAAAAACTAGAGATGACATACTCTGGGTTGGACCTGTACAAGGCGGAAGACACCTCGACCTTGTCGCATCATCCGCAGTAGAAATGGGTAAACTGCCCTTCCCAATCCACGCCTTGGGCAGCCCAACAGAAGTCATGGAAAACTACCGCTACGATGTACTCGCGGATATGATTTTGACTTGCAGAAAAGGCATACCCATCGAGCGACCGCTACACCTCTTTGGCGCAGGACACCCATCCATGTTTGCGTTAGCAGTTTCGTTGGGCTGTGACCTCTTCGACTCTGCAGCTTATGCGCTTTATGCCCGTGAAGGTCGGTACATGACTGAAAACGGTACTTGGCGGCTTGACCAAATGGATTACTTCCCATGTAGCTGCCCAAGATGCATAAGCGAAACACCTGAGAGCTTACGCAAAAAACCAGCTAAAGAGCGCGAAGTTTTCTTAGCGGAACACAACTTGCATGTTTGCCTCGCTGAGCTCCGCCGCATAAAACAAGCTATCCGTGATGGCAGGCTCTGGGAACACACCGAGATGAGGCTCCACGCGCACCCCGCATTGCTCTCTGCCTTGAAACGTGTTCGGCATCATGAAGATTTTCTGCAAAGATATAGTCCAACTACAAAAAGCAGTGGCTTCTTTTACTTCAACTCGGTTGGGCTTGCAAGACCAGAAATCACACATTACCGCAAACACCTAAGAGAAAACTACACACCACCAAAAAACGCCAAGGTGCTTTTTCTTGTGCCTCAAACACGCAACAAGCCCTTTCACAAAGCGCCTGAATTCAAAAAAATTCGTCAGCTCTTCAGAAATTTGGGCGAAGAACTCGCATCACAAGTGCATGTTTGTGTTTATGCTGCGCCATTCGGCGTTATCCCCTTAGAACTGGATGAAATTTATCCGCTGTCTCAACACGAAACTGCGCTTCCGCTGAACTTAGAAACCGTCAAGTACGTTGCTGTGCAAGCGGCAGAATACATTAAGCGCAGCAATTACCGTGGAGTTGTTTTGCTGAATGACAAAAAACTCTGGAATGACACCGTTAAGAAAGCCTCTCAGCAAGCATGCGAAGAGCAGTTAGTGGTATTTGATTTTGTTGAGACCAATATGGAAAGTACCAAAAAAATGTTAGATCATTTGGCAAGCGCAATCCGCAAACAGTTGGTGTAA
- a CDS encoding ribbon-helix-helix domain-containing protein, whose amino-acid sequence MYNMRSRKVKISVSLDASLVSWIDKKVDDFTFQNRSDGLEKAIYKLKTETENLEKLEKNTAAQRIFSK is encoded by the coding sequence ATGTACAACATGCGCTCCCGCAAAGTCAAAATCAGCGTTTCACTCGACGCATCATTAGTCAGTTGGATAGACAAAAAAGTCGACGACTTCACATTCCAAAACCGCAGCGACGGACTAGAAAAAGCAATCTACAAACTAAAAACAGAAACCGAAAACCTAGAAAAACTAGAAAAAAACACCGCAGCCCAGCGCATATTCTCAAAATAA
- a CDS encoding CehA/McbA family metallohydrolase, with product MPTLCADLHLHTVYSPDSLVQPKTLVDMLAAHSYIKVAAITDHDSTRGCKAAIELASAYPDVLIIPGVEISTVQGDMLVLGTDELPPKPWTPQAVVDYAKAIDAVTIVAHPFRMYGMGEQAKNFKVDAIEVLNGGSSKEANAQAKEFAKALKLPGTAGTDAHQVSELFSVYTQIDSAFSVDSVLAAIKKGAVSAHTARGTVPL from the coding sequence ATCCCAACTTTATGCGCTGACCTCCACCTACACACCGTTTATTCACCAGATTCCCTAGTTCAACCAAAGACCCTAGTCGACATGCTCGCTGCACATAGCTACATTAAAGTCGCAGCAATCACCGATCACGACAGCACAAGAGGCTGCAAAGCAGCAATAGAGTTGGCCTCCGCATACCCAGATGTACTCATCATCCCAGGCGTGGAAATAAGCACAGTCCAAGGTGACATGCTGGTTTTGGGCACCGACGAATTACCCCCAAAACCCTGGACCCCGCAAGCGGTTGTGGACTACGCTAAAGCCATTGACGCCGTAACAATAGTTGCCCATCCCTTTCGGATGTACGGTATGGGTGAACAGGCGAAAAACTTCAAAGTGGATGCCATCGAAGTGCTCAATGGTGGTTCAAGCAAAGAAGCTAATGCTCAGGCTAAAGAATTCGCTAAAGCATTGAAATTACCCGGCACAGCTGGCACAGACGCGCATCAGGTGTCGGAGTTGTTCAGTGTTTATACGCAGATAGATTCCGCTTTTAGTGTCGATTCAGTTTTAGCTGCCATAAAAAAAGGTGCGGTGTCAGCGCATACCGCCAGAGGAACGGTTCCACTCTAA
- a CDS encoding Lsm family RNA-binding protein, whose translation MSVAQRKYFTEVAALADKTVAVVTTNGKVFNGTLIGINPDNMSLCLADAKDDQGKLCHRICLNGAVVAQISSAEKPFDLKALAGRLEKVFPTMVKLYEDQGFIWVMDKVKLTEKGIVEGSGPAADRVGKVYAQFMSEVKA comes from the coding sequence TTGTCTGTAGCGCAAAGAAAATATTTTACAGAAGTGGCAGCGTTAGCAGATAAAACTGTTGCAGTTGTCACCACAAACGGAAAAGTCTTCAACGGCACACTCATCGGCATTAACCCCGACAACATGAGCCTCTGCTTAGCAGACGCCAAAGACGATCAAGGAAAACTGTGTCACCGCATATGCCTAAACGGCGCAGTAGTTGCACAAATCAGCAGCGCAGAAAAACCCTTCGACCTCAAAGCTTTAGCAGGCAGGTTGGAAAAAGTTTTCCCAACTATGGTTAAACTCTACGAGGATCAAGGCTTCATCTGGGTTATGGATAAAGTGAAACTGACCGAGAAAGGCATCGTGGAAGGCTCAGGACCAGCCGCGGACAGAGTGGGCAAAGTCTACGCTCAATTTATGAGTGAAGTCAAAGCCTAA
- the thpR gene encoding RNA 2',3'-cyclic phosphodiesterase: MSEKIRSFIAFDLENDSVVNRIAAAQKMIMQTNADVKLVEPKNIHITVRFLGDISPDMVEKVYAAMKNIKFTPFNIQLTGLGVFPTINYPRVVWAGITDGAQQLTSIFEQLEPQIHDLGFAPDPNGFTPHLTIARVRSGANKQRLVDLVQRQEHYDFGNIRASCLRLKRSQLSPKGPAYSTLKEYCP, encoded by the coding sequence ATGTCTGAGAAAATTAGGAGTTTCATAGCTTTCGATTTGGAAAACGACAGTGTTGTGAACAGAATCGCTGCAGCGCAGAAGATGATTATGCAGACTAACGCTGACGTTAAACTTGTAGAACCAAAAAACATTCACATCACCGTGCGTTTTCTAGGCGACATCTCGCCAGACATGGTTGAGAAAGTCTATGCGGCAATGAAAAATATCAAATTTACACCGTTTAACATTCAATTAACAGGTTTAGGGGTTTTCCCAACGATCAATTATCCACGGGTTGTTTGGGCGGGTATAACTGACGGCGCACAGCAACTCACCAGCATCTTTGAGCAGTTGGAACCTCAAATCCACGATTTAGGTTTCGCACCTGACCCCAACGGATTCACTCCACACTTAACCATCGCCCGTGTCCGAAGTGGCGCAAACAAGCAGCGATTGGTTGATTTGGTGCAGCGACAAGAGCACTATGACTTTGGTAACATTCGCGCAAGCTGTCTGCGCCTCAAAAGAAGTCAGCTATCACCTAAAGGGCCAGCTTACTCTACACTTAAAGAGTACTGCCCCTAA
- a CDS encoding undecaprenyl-diphosphate phosphatase, translated as MDILQSITLGLIQGTTEWLPISSTGHLRIAEYFFGLTVPLLFDVLLHFGTLLVTLIYFRVAIKNVLISLWHRDFHSEDGKLILPIIVGSVPTALMAATIGEQLDSYFSTLLWLGVWFIITGSVLFASKFSTERKDTITLPMALLVGVMQGLSIIPSVSRSGFTIATLLLLGVRKEIAFKFSFLLSIPAVIGALGLTLYQEHDALTVAGIGNLELAVALAVTVAISFLALKLLEKSLAAKKFYLFSIYCFIAGAVMFVLAALGF; from the coding sequence ATGGACATACTGCAATCCATAACTTTAGGCCTGATTCAGGGCACAACCGAGTGGCTCCCCATAAGCAGCACAGGACACCTAAGAATCGCTGAATACTTTTTCGGTTTAACTGTCCCCTTACTTTTCGATGTACTATTGCACTTCGGCACACTTTTAGTTACTTTGATTTACTTCCGCGTCGCCATCAAAAATGTCCTAATTTCGCTTTGGCACAGAGACTTCCACTCTGAAGACGGCAAATTAATCTTACCTATAATCGTCGGTTCAGTTCCAACCGCATTAATGGCCGCTACAATCGGAGAACAACTAGACTCCTACTTTAGCACCTTGCTTTGGCTGGGGGTTTGGTTCATCATAACAGGCAGCGTCCTGTTCGCATCCAAATTCTCCACGGAACGCAAAGACACAATAACCTTACCCATGGCGCTTTTAGTTGGCGTCATGCAGGGTTTATCCATCATCCCAAGCGTCTCCCGAAGCGGCTTCACCATCGCAACTCTGCTTCTACTGGGCGTACGAAAAGAAATCGCCTTCAAATTCTCCTTCCTCCTCTCCATCCCTGCAGTAATCGGCGCCTTAGGCCTAACACTATACCAAGAACACGACGCGCTTACAGTTGCCGGAATCGGAAACCTCGAACTTGCAGTGGCCCTTGCTGTAACTGTGGCGATTAGTTTCTTGGCGCTTAAACTGCTTGAAAAATCTTTGGCAGCCAAAAAATTCTACCTGTTCTCAATATACTGCTTCATCGCGGGGGCAGTTATGTTCGTTTTAGCTGCATTAGGCTTTTAG
- a CDS encoding tyrosine-type recombinase/integrase, protein MSKESKPYTQDPYFKRWMSGLSERTKLNYTERIQNWITFTGMDLTMQVSKRMRDLTSQDLSERQFFEDKFRAYKEYLEKRGDLKPLSVRTELTAVASFFSRIGLPLALKRGDWESTQQQAVIQRLKITRDDVKAMYAHANLRDRALLLVLAQSGFSEVDVSNLRIEELKGLYENAETEHYFIEKPREKTNEVQATCFSYEAVHDLKAMLQERGNPTEGFLFVSQTKGKGEQLEVRSINEAMKSLAQKTFSEDKAKDFKTKALRSFYNSALLRAGVSPQELKDLMFGHGRKGARGHYDYDEQTIKEAYGRVFEHVSINGLQVRNDLKKVMDGLNSLSSMNEVFRRQLEAKDRELQELRGELKALSSMIRQVACSEQVKIADEVLAQVADRLLADSEFMAKFKENAQKINPNTLKR, encoded by the coding sequence ATGAGTAAAGAATCAAAACCCTATACTCAAGACCCCTATTTTAAGCGATGGATGTCAGGTCTTAGTGAGCGCACTAAGCTGAACTATACTGAGAGAATCCAGAACTGGATAACCTTTACAGGCATGGATTTAACCATGCAGGTAAGTAAACGCATGAGGGATTTAACCTCTCAAGACCTCTCAGAGAGACAGTTTTTTGAAGACAAATTCAGAGCCTACAAAGAGTACTTGGAGAAGCGAGGTGACCTAAAGCCTCTTAGTGTGAGGACTGAGTTAACGGCTGTGGCTTCTTTCTTTTCAAGAATCGGCCTACCCTTAGCACTAAAGCGCGGTGACTGGGAAAGTACACAGCAACAAGCAGTAATTCAACGTTTAAAGATAACACGCGATGACGTTAAAGCGATGTATGCACACGCTAACCTAAGAGACAGAGCTTTGTTGCTTGTTTTAGCGCAAAGCGGTTTTTCTGAGGTTGATGTGAGCAATCTTCGGATTGAGGAGCTAAAGGGGCTTTATGAGAATGCTGAGACGGAGCATTATTTTATCGAGAAGCCACGTGAGAAAACAAACGAGGTTCAGGCTACTTGTTTTAGTTATGAGGCTGTGCATGACCTAAAAGCTATGCTCCAAGAGCGAGGCAACCCAACAGAGGGGTTTTTGTTTGTTAGCCAAACCAAAGGCAAAGGAGAACAACTAGAGGTTAGAAGTATTAATGAGGCTATGAAGTCGTTAGCGCAAAAAACGTTTAGCGAAGACAAAGCCAAAGACTTCAAAACAAAAGCGCTTAGGAGCTTTTACAATTCTGCGCTTTTGAGGGCTGGTGTGTCGCCGCAGGAGCTTAAGGATTTGATGTTTGGGCATGGCAGAAAAGGCGCCAGAGGACACTACGACTACGACGAACAAACCATTAAAGAAGCCTATGGTAGGGTGTTTGAGCATGTCTCAATCAACGGTCTGCAAGTCAGAAACGATTTGAAGAAAGTTATGGATGGACTAAACAGTTTGAGCAGTATGAATGAGGTTTTTAGGCGTCAGCTTGAAGCCAAAGACCGTGAACTCCAAGAACTTAGAGGTGAGCTTAAGGCTTTGAGCAGCATGATTAGGCAGGTAGCATGTTCTGAGCAGGTAAAGATAGCAGACGAAGTTCTTGCGCAAGTAGCTGATAGATTACTTGCAGACTCAGAGTTTATGGCTAAATTCAAAGAAAACGCTCAAAAAATAAACCCCAACACCCTCAAAAGATAG